CGGTCGGCCCAGGTCGCCAGCTGGCCGATGGCAGCGGCGCGGAAGGTATCGCCCGCCGCCAGCATGACCGCGTAATCGTCTTCCTGGAACAGATGCGCGAGCTTGGCGATGGTGGTGGTCTTGCCGCTGCCATTGACGCCGATCACCAGCAGGACCTGCGGGCGCGGGAAGGCGGTAATCTCGAGCGGTTTCGCCACCGGGCGTAGGATTGCGGCGATTTCCTCGGCGACGGCTTCTTTCAGCTCGCGCTCGGTTATCTCGAGCCCGAAGCGTTTTTCGGCCAGCTTGGTCCGGATCCGCGCGGCTGCCGCCGGGCCAAGGTCCGACAGGATCAGGGCATCCTCGACATCGTCGAGCGTTGCATCGTCGAGTTTTGCCGTGCCAACGACTTCGGTGAGGTTGCTGGTCAGTTTCTCGGAGGTCTTGCGAAAGCCCCCGAACAGCCGGTCGCTCCAGCTCGATGTGTCATTCATTGCAGCAGGCCATTCTCGATTTGCGTCGGCGTCACGGAGACGATCGCCCCGGCGGGTGTGCCTTCGGGCACGGCCACACGGGCGAAATGCGGGGTGTAGCCCGTCGTATCGCGCTCGGCGAGGACACTGTGCGGCTTATCGACGAGCGACGCGAGCCAGCCGTCGCGGGTTACCTTGGCACGGGTGCGCAATTCGGCGGCGCGGCGTTTGACGGTTTCGCGTTCGACCTGCGGCATCCGCGCGGCGGGCGTGCCGGGGCGGGGCGAGTAGGGGAAGACATGCCCGTGGACGATCTGCAACTCCTCGATGATCGCGAGGTTGGCCGCGTGATGCTCCTCGGTCTCGGTCGGGAAGCCCGCAAT
This genomic window from Qipengyuania sp. HL-TH1 contains:
- the ftsY gene encoding signal recognition particle-docking protein FtsY, whose amino-acid sequence is MNDTSSWSDRLFGGFRKTSEKLTSNLTEVVGTAKLDDATLDDVEDALILSDLGPAAAARIRTKLAEKRFGLEITERELKEAVAEEIAAILRPVAKPLEITAFPRPQVLLVIGVNGSGKTTTIAKLAHLFQEDDYAVMLAAGDTFRAAAIGQLATWADRVGVPIVRGPEGGDPASIVFDAVKKATEIGTDVLIVDTAGRLQNKRELMDELAKIRKVLGRLNPEAPHDVVLVLDATNGQNALNQIDVFKEVAGVTGLVMTKLDGTARGGVLVQAAEQYGLPIHAIGVGEKIDDLRPFDPDLVARVIAGVA